One window of Streptomyces sp. SUK 48 genomic DNA carries:
- the rplA gene encoding 50S ribosomal protein L1 — protein sequence MSKRSKALRAADAKIDREKLYAPLEAVRLAKETSTTKFDGTVEVAFRLGVDPRKADQMVRGTVNLPHGTGKTARVLVFATGDRAEAARAAGADIVGADELIDEVSKGRLDFDAVVATPDLMGKVGRLGRVLGPRGLMPNPKTGTVTPDVTKAVTDIKGGKIEFRVDKHSNLHFIIGKVSFDDAKLVENYGAALEEILRLKPSAAKGRYIKKAALTTTMGPGIQLDPNRTRNLLVEEDPAAV from the coding sequence GTGAGCAAGCGCAGCAAGGCTCTCCGCGCTGCGGACGCCAAGATCGACCGGGAGAAGCTGTACGCCCCGCTCGAGGCCGTCCGTCTCGCCAAGGAGACCTCCACGACCAAGTTCGACGGCACCGTCGAGGTCGCCTTCCGTCTGGGTGTCGACCCGCGCAAGGCCGACCAGATGGTCCGTGGCACCGTGAACCTTCCGCACGGCACCGGTAAGACCGCCCGGGTCCTGGTCTTCGCGACCGGTGACCGTGCCGAGGCCGCGCGTGCCGCGGGCGCCGACATCGTCGGCGCCGACGAGCTGATCGACGAGGTCTCGAAGGGCCGCCTGGACTTCGACGCCGTCGTCGCCACCCCGGACCTCATGGGCAAGGTCGGCCGCCTCGGCCGCGTCCTCGGCCCCCGTGGTCTGATGCCGAACCCGAAGACCGGCACCGTCACCCCCGACGTGACCAAGGCCGTCACGGACATCAAGGGCGGCAAGATCGAGTTCCGCGTCGACAAGCACTCGAACCTGCACTTCATCATCGGCAAGGTGTCCTTCGACGACGCCAAGCTGGTGGAGAACTACGGCGCCGCGCTGGAGGAGATCCTCCGTCTGAAGCCGTCCGCCGCGAAGGGCCGCTACATCAAGAAGGCCGCCCTCACCACCACGATGGGTCCCGGCATCCAGCTCGACCCGAACCGTACCCGCAACCTCCTCGTCGAGGAGGACCCGGCCGCCGTCTGA
- the rplK gene encoding 50S ribosomal protein L11: protein MPPKKKKVTGLIKLQIQAGAANPAPPVGPALGQHGVNIMEFCKAYNAATESQRGWVIPVEITVYEDRSFTFVTKTPPAAKMILKAAGVEKGSGEPHKTKVAKITEAQVREIATTKMPDLNANDLDAAAKIIAGTARSMGVTVEG, encoded by the coding sequence ATGCCTCCCAAGAAGAAGAAGGTCACGGGGCTCATCAAGCTCCAGATCCAGGCCGGTGCCGCCAACCCGGCTCCGCCGGTCGGCCCGGCGCTGGGTCAGCACGGCGTCAACATCATGGAGTTCTGCAAGGCCTACAACGCCGCGACCGAGTCGCAGCGTGGCTGGGTCATCCCGGTGGAGATCACGGTCTACGAGGACCGCTCCTTCACCTTCGTCACCAAGACGCCGCCGGCCGCCAAGATGATCCTCAAGGCCGCGGGTGTGGAGAAGGGCTCCGGCGAGCCGCACAAGACCAAGGTCGCCAAGATCACCGAGGCGCAGGTCCGCGAGATCGCCACGACCAAGATGCCCGACCTGAACGCGAACGACCTGGACGCCGCGGCGAAGATCATCGCCGGTACCGCGCGCTCCATGGGCGTCACGGTCGAGGGCTGA
- the nusG gene encoding transcription termination/antitermination protein NusG has translation MSDPNLNDDATEPRGNAAEMVDDELDIVEGADEQDEFEAAEAEAGEPAEEAALHTEDADDADEQEAPEAPAADAEDEDAEEGDEDAAAEAVEEEPAAPVDPVQALRDELRTLPGEWYVIHTYAGYENRVKTNLEQRAVSLNVEDYIFQAEVPQEEVVQIKNGDRKTIKQNKLPGYVLVRMDLTNESWGVVRNTPGVTGFVGNAYDPYPLTLDEIVKMLAPEAEEKAAREAAEAEGKPAPQRKVEVQVLDFEVGDSVTVTDGPFATLQATINEINADSKKVKGLVEIFGRETPVELSFDQIQKN, from the coding sequence GTGTCTGACCCGAACCTGAACGACGACGCCACCGAGCCTCGCGGGAACGCTGCCGAGATGGTGGACGACGAGCTCGACATCGTCGAGGGCGCGGACGAGCAGGACGAGTTCGAGGCTGCCGAGGCCGAGGCGGGCGAGCCGGCCGAGGAGGCCGCGCTGCACACCGAGGACGCGGACGACGCGGACGAGCAGGAGGCCCCCGAGGCCCCCGCCGCCGACGCCGAGGACGAGGACGCCGAGGAGGGCGACGAGGACGCCGCCGCCGAGGCCGTCGAGGAGGAGCCGGCCGCGCCGGTCGACCCCGTCCAGGCCCTGCGCGACGAACTGCGCACCCTGCCCGGCGAGTGGTACGTCATCCACACGTACGCCGGCTACGAGAACCGCGTGAAGACCAACCTGGAGCAGCGCGCCGTCTCGCTGAACGTCGAGGACTACATCTTCCAGGCCGAGGTGCCGCAGGAAGAGGTCGTCCAGATCAAGAACGGCGACCGCAAGACGATCAAGCAGAACAAGCTGCCGGGTTACGTCCTGGTCCGCATGGACCTGACCAACGAGTCCTGGGGCGTCGTCCGCAACACCCCGGGCGTCACCGGCTTCGTGGGCAACGCGTACGACCCGTACCCGCTGACCCTGGACGAGATCGTCAAGATGCTCGCCCCGGAGGCCGAGGAGAAGGCCGCCCGCGAGGCCGCCGAGGCCGAGGGCAAGCCCGCGCCGCAGCGCAAGGTCGAGGTCCAGGTGCTGGACTTCGAGGTCGGCGACTCGGTCACCGTCACCGACGGCCCCTTCGCCACCCTCCAGGCGACGATCAACGAGATCAACGCCGACTCCAAGAAGGTCAAGGGCCTGGTGGAGATCTTCGGCCGCGAGACGCCGGTCGAGCTCTCCTTCGACCAGATCCAGAAGAACTAG